One genomic segment of Catalinimonas alkaloidigena includes these proteins:
- a CDS encoding DUF4835 family protein, with translation MLKSVFSILFSLLFISRLPLAAQELNANVVVNFQNVQTTETRVFTDMENAFQQFLNNRKWTDDAFAPEERVNCNFVINIEQMPSVGNFQATVQVQSSRPVYGTNYESLMLNFADRDWQFQYVESQPLEFNLNSYTSNITSLLAYYANIILGLDYDSFSELGGQTFFERAQLIVSNAQQLGGAGWDQFGSNRRRNRYWLAENFINPQMTAVRRGIYNYHRKGLDTFMEDEAESRKNMLSALEEIQKVSKVFPQSILLISFFDAKNDEIISTFSKGDTQIRRNAYNALVEINPTMTDDYSVIINN, from the coding sequence ATGCTTAAAAGTGTATTTTCTATATTATTCTCACTCCTCTTCATTTCTCGTTTGCCATTAGCTGCTCAGGAGCTTAACGCAAATGTTGTCGTAAACTTTCAGAATGTACAGACTACTGAGACGAGAGTATTTACAGACATGGAAAATGCTTTTCAGCAATTTTTGAACAACCGAAAATGGACAGATGATGCTTTTGCTCCCGAAGAAAGAGTCAACTGCAATTTCGTGATCAACATAGAGCAAATGCCCTCTGTAGGTAATTTCCAGGCAACTGTACAGGTACAGTCTTCACGTCCTGTATACGGAACTAACTATGAGTCACTGATGCTCAATTTTGCAGACCGTGACTGGCAGTTTCAGTATGTAGAATCACAACCTTTAGAGTTTAATCTTAATTCTTATACCAGTAATATTACCAGTCTGCTCGCTTATTATGCGAACATCATTTTGGGACTGGACTATGATTCTTTTAGCGAATTAGGGGGACAGACATTTTTTGAAAGAGCCCAACTGATTGTCAGTAACGCACAGCAACTAGGTGGTGCAGGGTGGGACCAGTTTGGGAGCAACCGCAGGCGCAACCGTTACTGGCTGGCAGAAAACTTTATTAACCCACAAATGACAGCCGTCCGAAGAGGCATATATAATTATCATCGCAAAGGGTTAGACACTTTTATGGAGGATGAAGCTGAAAGCCGTAAAAATATGCTTTCAGCACTGGAAGAAATACAAAAGGTAAGTAAAGTATTTCCCCAATCTATTTTGTTGATATCTTTTTTTGATGCTAAAAATGATGAGATTATTAGCACCTTTTCTAAAGGTGATACCCAGATCCGCAGAAATGCTTATAACGCATTAGTAGAGATTAATCCTACCATGACAGATGACTATAGTGTTATCATTAACAATTAA
- a CDS encoding rhomboid family intramembrane serine protease: MQSISRSIIVPARLIMVMWAVLLFEYTYRIDLALFGIMPRTIRGMVGIVTSPLLHGSVRHLASNTIPLLFLGTMLYMFYTKIATRVFLQCYFLTGVLVWVFARPAFHIGASGLIYGLASFLIFFGIFRQDFKSLLISLLIMFIYGGLFYGVLPTLAGVSWESHLLGGVVGFYNAVSTSKTRSVSY, from the coding sequence ATGCAAAGTATCAGCAGAAGTATTATTGTACCGGCAAGATTAATTATGGTCATGTGGGCGGTATTGCTCTTTGAGTATACCTATCGGATTGATTTAGCGCTTTTTGGTATCATGCCCCGTACAATAAGAGGGATGGTGGGTATAGTAACTTCCCCTTTACTTCATGGCAGTGTCAGACATTTAGCTTCTAACACTATTCCATTGCTTTTCCTGGGAACAATGTTATATATGTTCTATACCAAAATTGCTACCCGGGTTTTTCTGCAGTGTTATTTTCTGACAGGAGTATTGGTTTGGGTTTTTGCCCGCCCTGCTTTTCATATAGGAGCCAGTGGACTTATATATGGTCTGGCTTCATTTCTTATCTTTTTCGGAATATTCAGGCAGGACTTTAAATCCCTGCTGATCTCACTGCTTATAATGTTCATTTATGGTGGGTTATTTTATGGTGTACTTCCTACGCTGGCAGGTGTATCCTGGGAGTCGCATCTATTGGGAGGAGTAGTAGGGTTTTACAATGCAGTAAGTACCAGCAAAACCAGAAGTGTGAGCTATTAA
- the mdh gene encoding malate dehydrogenase codes for MKVTVVGAGNVGATCADVLAYREVANEVVLVDIKEGLAEGKALDIWEKSPINLYDTRTIGSTNDYSKTAGSDVVVITSGLPRKPGMSRDDLIETNAGIVKTVTENVVKHSPEAIIIIVSNPLDVMTYQAHLTSKASRNKVMGMAGILDTARYRSFLAEAINVSPKDIQAVLMGGHGDTMVPLPRYTTVGGIPVTELIEKEKLDAIVDRTKSGGGELVKLMGTSAWYAPGSAAAQMVEAIVKDQRRVFPVCVKLEGEYGISDCYLGAPVILGKNGIEKIIELELTDDEMQLLKTSEGHVREVMQVLDKMS; via the coding sequence ATGAAAGTAACTGTAGTAGGAGCTGGAAACGTGGGAGCAACCTGTGCCGATGTATTGGCCTATCGTGAGGTAGCCAATGAAGTTGTATTGGTAGATATAAAAGAAGGGCTAGCCGAAGGAAAAGCCCTGGATATCTGGGAAAAGTCTCCGATCAACCTTTATGATACACGTACCATTGGTTCCACCAATGATTACTCTAAAACTGCCGGATCGGATGTGGTAGTAATCACTTCCGGGCTTCCCCGCAAGCCTGGTATGTCGCGCGACGACCTGATTGAAACTAACGCTGGTATTGTAAAAACGGTAACCGAAAATGTTGTAAAGCATTCGCCGGAGGCTATCATTATCATCGTGTCTAACCCGCTGGATGTGATGACCTACCAGGCACACCTGACCTCAAAAGCATCTCGTAATAAAGTAATGGGTATGGCGGGAATTCTGGATACCGCTCGTTATCGTTCGTTCCTGGCGGAGGCAATTAATGTTTCTCCCAAAGATATACAGGCTGTACTGATGGGTGGTCATGGCGATACTATGGTTCCTCTGCCCCGTTACACTACTGTGGGAGGTATTCCGGTAACCGAACTTATTGAAAAGGAGAAGCTTGACGCTATTGTAGACCGTACCAAGTCCGGAGGTGGAGAGTTGGTGAAGCTGATGGGCACATCAGCCTGGTATGCTCCGGGTTCAGCAGCGGCTCAAATGGTTGAAGCTATCGTAAAAGATCAGCGTCGTGTATTCCCAGTATGTGTGAAACTTGAGGGAGAATATGGTATAAGTGACTGCTACCTGGGAGCGCCGGTAATTCTTGGTAAAAATGGAATTGAAAAGATTATTGAGCTTGAGCTTACCGATGATGAAATGCAACTGCTCAAAACTTCTGAAGGACATGTAAGAGAAGTAATGCAGGTATTGGATAAGATGTCCTAA
- a CDS encoding Crp/Fnr family transcriptional regulator: MKNPFQRSYSAEETSIFNFLSGIKIFEALSDDEKAFFLPYLYLRKYKQDEVVFFRKDPSHALYVIKRGKVSISFDVGEELEVLNQIGTGHSFGNNACIENTNRFYNAIVTSPDADLYVIPHVNIMDIFSSQPKIKAKMLASLTEMYDEYTKQLFASYRSSKGFFSLDLLYTTF, encoded by the coding sequence ATGAAAAACCCGTTTCAACGCTCATATTCTGCTGAGGAGACCAGTATTTTTAATTTTTTGTCAGGCATCAAAATCTTTGAAGCACTCTCGGATGATGAGAAAGCATTTTTTTTACCCTATCTCTACCTCAGAAAATACAAGCAGGATGAAGTTGTTTTTTTTAGAAAAGATCCCAGTCATGCCCTTTATGTGATTAAGAGAGGTAAAGTCTCAATTTCATTTGATGTAGGTGAAGAATTAGAAGTACTGAATCAAATTGGAACAGGGCATTCATTTGGAAACAACGCCTGTATAGAAAATACCAATCGCTTTTATAATGCTATTGTTACCTCTCCTGATGCTGATCTTTATGTAATTCCTCATGTAAATATCATGGATATTTTCTCAAGTCAGCCAAAGATTAAAGCAAAAATGTTAGCTTCGCTAACTGAGATGTACGATGAGTATACCAAGCAGCTATTTGCTTCGTATCGTTCTTCCAAAGGGTTTTTTAGCCTGGACCTGCTCTATACTACTTTTTGA
- a CDS encoding DNA-directed RNA polymerase subunit omega yields the protein MNKKTNISASIVTRDMDKIAEPTGNIYESVAIISKRARQISVAMKEELNGKLAEFASTVDNLEEVFENREQIEISKFYERMPKPTSMAIEEFLDGEIGFRRIEEDEQ from the coding sequence ATGAATAAAAAAACTAACATTTCCGCCTCCATTGTAACACGTGACATGGATAAAATTGCCGAGCCAACTGGCAATATTTACGAATCTGTAGCTATTATCTCTAAGAGAGCTCGTCAAATTTCTGTAGCTATGAAGGAGGAATTAAACGGCAAGCTTGCTGAATTTGCCTCAACAGTAGATAACCTTGAAGAGGTCTTTGAAAACAGAGAGCAGATTGAGATCTCCAAATTTTATGAAAGAATGCCTAAACCTACCTCTATGGCGATTGAGGAGTTTTTGGATGGAGAAATAGGGTTCAGACGTATTGAAGAAGACGAACAATAA
- the tilS gene encoding tRNA lysidine(34) synthetase TilS → MVNKFGAFINETNLFTKNTPILLAVSGGVDSAVMADLFAEANFSFAMAHCNFHLRAEESDGDETFVRQLASQYGVECYIQDFDTIDYAEREKMSIEMAARKLRYAWFKSLLSQHNYTYVATAHHKNDVLETVLFNLSRGTGIAGLHGIKPKKGNVIRPLLFADRKQIENYAREKQLLWREDRSNQDEKHRRNLIRRKVIPVLEEVNPNLLQTMEISLERISETEDVFRAVVKDLRSVSVRSDGKDVYLNIKILKNQPGLKVILHELIKEYGFQYHQSREIAEAIKKREHNSQVGKVFDSSTHRLNIDRKELVISSTTDYIASLYEIDGKEHTLQTDEFTLNFSVLDAHKYKIVPLANIAALDHEKLQFPLKLRTWKKGDHFFPLGMNRKKKLSDFMIDLKIPLNLKKRVMVLTSGNDIVWVVGQRIDHRYRVTENTKQVFEIKQEVKPLP, encoded by the coding sequence ATGGTTAACAAATTCGGGGCATTTATTAACGAAACAAACTTATTTACTAAAAATACTCCTATACTGCTAGCCGTCAGCGGTGGAGTAGACTCGGCTGTGATGGCTGACTTATTTGCTGAGGCTAATTTCAGTTTTGCAATGGCACATTGCAACTTTCATCTAAGAGCAGAGGAATCCGATGGCGATGAGACTTTTGTGCGCCAGCTTGCAAGTCAGTATGGAGTTGAGTGTTACATCCAAGATTTTGATACGATTGACTATGCTGAGCGTGAGAAAATGTCTATAGAAATGGCTGCCAGAAAGCTTCGTTATGCTTGGTTTAAGTCTCTGCTATCGCAGCATAATTATACTTATGTTGCGACCGCTCATCACAAAAATGATGTGTTAGAAACTGTACTTTTTAATTTGAGTAGGGGCACCGGTATTGCCGGTTTGCATGGCATTAAGCCCAAAAAGGGTAATGTGATACGTCCATTGCTGTTTGCTGACAGAAAACAGATTGAGAATTACGCTCGGGAAAAACAACTACTATGGAGAGAAGACCGCTCTAACCAGGATGAAAAACATAGAAGAAATCTGATCAGGCGTAAGGTGATTCCTGTATTAGAAGAAGTTAATCCTAATTTACTACAGACGATGGAGATAAGCCTTGAGAGGATTTCAGAAACAGAAGATGTATTCAGGGCAGTTGTCAAAGACCTGAGATCGGTCAGTGTTCGTAGTGATGGTAAAGATGTTTATTTGAATATCAAAATTTTAAAAAATCAGCCGGGTTTAAAAGTAATTCTACATGAATTAATCAAAGAATATGGTTTTCAGTATCATCAAAGCAGAGAAATCGCGGAAGCTATTAAGAAGCGAGAGCATAACTCTCAAGTAGGAAAAGTTTTTGACTCGTCCACGCATCGCTTGAATATTGATCGTAAAGAATTAGTGATTAGTTCTACTACCGACTATATAGCAAGTTTATACGAAATAGATGGAAAAGAACATACTTTACAGACTGATGAGTTTACATTAAACTTTAGCGTACTGGACGCCCACAAGTATAAAATAGTCCCCCTGGCTAATATCGCCGCTTTGGATCATGAGAAACTGCAGTTCCCATTAAAGTTACGTACCTGGAAAAAGGGTGATCACTTTTTCCCATTGGGAATGAACCGCAAAAAAAAACTCAGCGATTTTATGATAGACCTCAAAATTCCGCTAAACTTGAAAAAAAGAGTCATGGTATTGACCTCTGGTAACGATATCGTATGGGTAGTAGGCCAAAGAATTGACCATCGTTACAGAGTGACAGAAAACACCAAGCAGGTTTTTGAGATCAAACAAGAGGTTAAACCCCTGCCATGA
- a CDS encoding OstA-like protein, with translation MKIAYFYLPLLFFFVCTFSAFGQKNIQIENAEVFQGGKNPETDEQFRKLIGNVILRQGNTRIFGDSVILYNQKNLTEVFGERVRVEEGDTIKVVGDRLIYDGNVRVAQMRGNVIYTTPSMTLYSDYLDYDLPANLAYYYEGGRLVDSTNVLTSIEGSYHTVSNMASFKDSVVLTNPDYKLESDTLQYNTETKVAYTLGPTLITSNDGTELTAQAGSEYLTTEKQSIFGLGTVETEKYVISADRLFLDDVQKLYRATSNVEMVSKDNDVIITGDSAIYRRNIGITKVYGQAVMRRPMGLDTLFLSADTLVSVEDSIPAKERILAYHDVRIYRSDLQALSDSLAYHITDSILYLYRDPILWNDESQIVADSINLEIVNGQIEKMNVIQNSFVISKDTINNFNQVKGRKMVVDFDQGQIKNIDVNGNGESIYFVLEQDSIMVGMNYILCSDMVLRFAEGALDNISFYTQPNGKLIPLHELSKDDKQLQGFQWRIEERPTKIQVIERTALKRNKDEEDIEKSISEGGQKGMQNSPPGE, from the coding sequence ATGAAGATAGCATATTTCTACTTACCTCTCCTGTTCTTTTTTGTTTGTACTTTCTCAGCCTTTGGACAAAAAAACATACAAATTGAAAATGCTGAAGTTTTTCAGGGAGGAAAAAACCCAGAGACCGATGAACAGTTTCGTAAGCTCATTGGCAATGTAATTCTCAGGCAGGGTAATACCCGTATTTTTGGTGATTCAGTGATTTTATACAATCAGAAAAATTTAACTGAAGTATTTGGGGAACGCGTCCGCGTTGAAGAGGGCGACACCATTAAGGTAGTGGGAGACAGACTAATTTATGATGGAAATGTAAGGGTAGCCCAAATGCGTGGCAATGTAATTTATACCACTCCAAGTATGACGTTGTACTCTGACTATCTGGATTATGACCTGCCTGCTAATTTGGCATATTATTATGAGGGAGGCAGACTGGTAGACTCCACCAATGTACTGACAAGTATAGAAGGTTCCTATCATACTGTATCCAATATGGCCTCTTTCAAAGATAGTGTTGTACTGACGAATCCGGACTATAAACTTGAGTCTGATACACTTCAATACAATACTGAAACGAAAGTCGCATACACTTTAGGCCCTACACTCATCACCTCTAATGATGGCACTGAGTTGACGGCTCAAGCAGGTAGCGAGTACCTTACCACTGAAAAGCAGTCTATATTTGGCTTAGGAACTGTAGAAACTGAAAAGTACGTTATTAGTGCGGATCGGCTCTTTCTGGATGATGTACAAAAACTCTACCGGGCTACTTCTAATGTAGAAATGGTCTCTAAAGACAATGATGTAATAATCACCGGGGATAGCGCAATCTACCGTAGAAATATCGGGATAACCAAAGTATATGGTCAGGCAGTGATGAGGAGACCTATGGGTTTGGATACTCTTTTTCTATCAGCAGACACTCTGGTGAGTGTAGAGGATTCTATTCCAGCCAAGGAAAGAATACTGGCTTATCACGATGTAAGAATTTACAGAAGTGATTTACAGGCTTTATCAGATTCTCTTGCCTACCATATCACCGATTCTATCCTTTATCTCTACCGTGATCCCATTTTGTGGAATGATGAAAGCCAGATCGTAGCTGATTCTATCAACCTCGAGATTGTGAATGGACAGATAGAAAAAATGAATGTAATACAAAATTCTTTTGTGATTTCTAAAGATACTATTAACAACTTTAATCAGGTGAAAGGCCGTAAAATGGTAGTAGATTTTGATCAGGGACAGATAAAAAACATTGATGTCAATGGCAATGGAGAAAGCATTTATTTTGTACTTGAGCAAGATTCTATTATGGTTGGCATGAACTATATCTTATGCAGTGATATGGTATTGAGGTTTGCTGAAGGAGCTCTTGATAACATTTCTTTTTATACTCAACCCAATGGCAAGCTCATCCCTCTACACGAATTAAGCAAAGATGACAAACAACTTCAGGGTTTCCAGTGGAGAATTGAAGAACGGCCAACCAAAATACAGGTTATCGAGAGAACTGCTTTAAAACGTAACAAAGACGAGGAGGATATTGAAAAATCAATATCGGAAGGAGGGCAAAAAGGTATGCAAAATTCTCCTCCGGGAGAATAA
- a CDS encoding outer membrane protein assembly factor BamD: MQKNIYFTVLGLFILFTTSCSDFRKIQKSSDWQVKYDAALEYYQDKDYYRAIVLLEEVLPIIKGTKTAEEAQFYYAYAHYYERKYILSAHYFKNFFDTYTRSQFATEALYMHAYSLYLQSPVPNLDQTSTFEAIEAMQLFINKYPYSEYTDKAEQILDELQAKLEVKAYENATLYFRLENYKAAIIAFNNFQKDYPDSHLNEEISYWKVAAQFKLAEQSILVKQKERYYTTIEYYQYFIDKYPESKFVEEAEDIYETCISKIQKDTSDSKASIKQ; this comes from the coding sequence TTGCAAAAAAATATATACTTCACAGTTTTAGGTCTTTTCATATTGTTCACTACTTCGTGCAGTGACTTTAGGAAAATTCAAAAAAGCTCAGACTGGCAGGTAAAATACGATGCCGCGCTAGAGTACTATCAGGACAAGGACTATTATAGGGCCATTGTTTTGTTAGAAGAAGTATTACCTATTATAAAGGGGACAAAAACTGCCGAAGAAGCTCAATTCTACTATGCATATGCTCACTATTATGAAAGAAAATATATTTTAAGTGCGCATTACTTCAAAAACTTCTTCGATACTTATACGCGAAGCCAATTTGCAACCGAGGCACTTTATATGCATGCCTACTCTCTTTATCTTCAGTCTCCTGTTCCTAATTTAGACCAAACAAGTACTTTTGAGGCTATTGAGGCCATGCAGCTTTTCATCAACAAGTACCCTTACAGCGAATACACCGACAAAGCTGAGCAGATTCTTGATGAGTTACAGGCCAAGTTGGAAGTAAAAGCTTACGAAAATGCAACACTATATTTTAGGCTTGAAAATTATAAAGCAGCAATAATCGCTTTCAATAATTTTCAGAAAGACTATCCTGATTCTCATCTGAATGAAGAAATTAGTTACTGGAAAGTGGCAGCACAGTTTAAACTGGCAGAACAAAGTATTTTAGTAAAGCAGAAAGAAAGATATTATACAACTATTGAATACTATCAATATTTTATAGACAAGTATCCTGAAAGCAAGTTTGTAGAAGAAGCAGAAGACATTTACGAAACTTGTATAAGTAAAATTCAAAAAGACACTAGTGACAGTAAAGCATCTATAAAGCAATGA
- the coaBC gene encoding bifunctional phosphopantothenoylcysteine decarboxylase/phosphopantothenate--cysteine ligase CoaBC, whose translation MLQGKKIILGICGSIAAYKAAFLVRLLTKEGAAVRVVMTDAAKDFITPLTLSTLSKNPVLSTFFSNPQEGSWNNHIELGLWADLMLIAPASAHTLAKFSQGLCNDLLTAVYLSARCKVMLAPAMDLDMYSHPSTQANLQKLRDYGNLIIEAESGELASGLSGQGRMAEPENILQTVKTFFANDLPLKGKKVLLTAGPTQEAIDPVRYISNASSGKMGYALATELANNGAEVYLVSGPTNLKVTNKLITLAPVKSAQEMLDAAQVYFDTCDIAIFAAAVSDYAPVDIQKQKIKKNSNTLRLELHKTPDIAKTLSIKKKKNQFTVGFALETNDEEANAYKKIKGKNFDMIVLNSLNDKGAGFGYDTNKIKVFFAEKDDVKVFSLKSKQEVARDIIQLIKDNYHA comes from the coding sequence TTGCTGCAAGGCAAAAAAATAATATTAGGAATTTGCGGGAGTATAGCGGCATATAAGGCCGCTTTTCTCGTTCGTCTACTTACGAAAGAAGGGGCAGCGGTCAGAGTGGTTATGACTGATGCGGCTAAAGATTTTATCACCCCCCTTACACTTTCCACGCTTTCCAAAAATCCAGTGCTTTCTACTTTTTTCTCTAATCCTCAAGAGGGTAGCTGGAATAACCATATAGAATTAGGGCTGTGGGCCGACCTAATGTTAATCGCACCTGCCAGTGCCCACACGCTCGCTAAATTTTCTCAGGGACTTTGTAATGATTTACTCACGGCAGTTTATTTGTCTGCCCGATGTAAAGTAATGCTTGCTCCGGCTATGGATTTGGATATGTATTCACATCCCTCTACGCAAGCTAATTTGCAAAAATTGAGAGACTATGGTAATCTGATTATAGAAGCAGAATCCGGTGAACTTGCCAGTGGTTTGAGTGGACAGGGACGGATGGCAGAGCCCGAAAATATTTTGCAGACAGTAAAGACTTTCTTTGCTAATGATTTACCTCTCAAAGGCAAAAAAGTACTACTAACAGCTGGCCCCACACAAGAAGCTATTGATCCAGTACGTTATATCAGTAATGCTTCTTCGGGTAAGATGGGGTATGCACTGGCTACTGAGTTAGCGAATAATGGTGCTGAAGTATATCTTGTCAGTGGCCCCACAAATCTTAAGGTAACAAACAAATTAATCACACTAGCACCTGTAAAATCGGCTCAGGAAATGTTGGACGCGGCTCAAGTTTATTTTGATACATGTGATATAGCGATTTTTGCGGCTGCAGTATCTGATTATGCGCCCGTAGACATACAAAAGCAAAAAATAAAGAAAAATAGCAATACACTGCGTCTAGAACTTCATAAAACGCCTGATATCGCGAAAACCTTAAGTATCAAGAAAAAAAAGAATCAGTTTACGGTCGGTTTTGCACTGGAAACAAATGATGAGGAAGCCAATGCTTACAAAAAGATAAAAGGCAAAAACTTTGATATGATCGTGCTGAACTCACTAAATGATAAAGGTGCAGGCTTTGGGTATGATACTAACAAGATAAAAGTTTTTTTCGCTGAAAAAGATGACGTAAAAGTGTTTTCGTTAAAGTCAAAACAGGAAGTTGCCCGGGATATCATTCAGCTTATAAAAGATAATTACCATGCTTAA
- the recN gene encoding DNA repair protein RecN, producing the protein MLKNLVIKNYALLEALEMEPSESLNIITGETGAGKSIMLGAIGLLLGNRADKKTLYNEDSKCVIEGTFTVNKYQLESIFDQEELDYDPVCILRREITPSGKSRAFINDTPVRLETMKGVGKFMVDIHSQHDSLLLANNIYQLEIIDAFADNENLLKIYQQSYYHHRRAQSEYEQLKQQATEMKREADYHEFLLKELHKAKLQAGEQDKLEDELRVMENAGNIKEQLNLLNTLLANDTHSVEDMLVQAKQSLAKISSFSHKYELLYQRLESCLIELRDINSEAEGEALEVDFDIDKVETVRERVNFIYQLQQKHQVDTVEELLEIQYELEHKLDKVLNLDQELQRLKSVKDAAYNEMMVHAENLSNSRQKVFHDFAETIAKLLKNLGIPDAHLKVARIQVPPSDSGVDEINILFSANKGIAPQEIKGVASGGEFSRLMFCIKYILADKISLPTIIFDEIDTGVSGEIAIKMVNMMKEMAKNHQVIAISHLPQVAAKGNAHYFVYKDNSSSKAVSKIKKLTQEERVQEIAKMIGGNNPSNIAFENAKELLT; encoded by the coding sequence ATGCTCAAAAACTTAGTAATTAAAAATTACGCATTGCTGGAGGCCCTGGAAATGGAGCCTTCTGAATCTCTGAATATCATTACTGGAGAAACGGGAGCGGGAAAATCTATAATGCTCGGAGCAATAGGTTTACTGCTTGGCAACCGTGCTGACAAGAAAACTCTTTATAATGAGGATTCTAAATGCGTAATTGAAGGCACATTTACAGTAAACAAATACCAGCTTGAGTCAATTTTTGATCAAGAAGAGCTGGACTATGACCCGGTTTGTATATTACGCAGAGAAATCACCCCCAGCGGAAAATCACGTGCATTTATCAATGATACCCCAGTAAGACTGGAAACGATGAAAGGCGTTGGCAAATTTATGGTTGATATCCATAGCCAGCATGACAGCCTCCTACTAGCTAACAATATCTACCAATTAGAAATTATTGATGCCTTTGCAGACAATGAAAATCTGCTAAAAATCTATCAGCAAAGCTATTACCACCACCGTAGAGCGCAAAGTGAATATGAACAGCTGAAACAGCAGGCTACCGAAATGAAAAGAGAGGCTGATTATCATGAGTTTTTGCTGAAAGAGCTTCATAAAGCCAAGCTTCAGGCCGGAGAGCAGGACAAACTTGAGGATGAACTTCGGGTAATGGAAAATGCGGGTAATATTAAAGAACAGCTCAACCTTCTTAACACACTTTTGGCAAATGATACCCATAGTGTTGAGGACATGCTGGTGCAGGCCAAACAGTCACTTGCTAAGATTTCTTCTTTTTCACATAAGTATGAGCTACTCTATCAAAGACTGGAAAGCTGCCTTATAGAGTTAAGAGACATTAATAGCGAAGCTGAAGGTGAAGCGCTTGAAGTAGACTTTGATATTGATAAAGTAGAAACAGTACGTGAAAGAGTCAACTTCATTTATCAATTGCAGCAGAAGCATCAGGTAGATACTGTAGAAGAGTTATTGGAAATCCAGTATGAGCTTGAACATAAATTGGATAAAGTTCTCAATCTTGACCAGGAACTGCAAAGACTCAAGTCGGTTAAGGATGCCGCTTACAATGAAATGATGGTACATGCCGAGAATCTAAGTAACTCCAGACAAAAGGTATTCCATGACTTTGCCGAAACAATTGCCAAACTGCTAAAAAACCTGGGCATTCCCGATGCTCATCTGAAAGTAGCACGAATTCAGGTGCCTCCAAGTGACAGTGGCGTGGATGAAATTAATATACTTTTTAGTGCAAACAAGGGAATTGCTCCACAGGAAATTAAAGGAGTAGCTTCAGGAGGAGAGTTTTCCCGGCTAATGTTCTGCATCAAATATATATTGGCAGATAAAATCTCTTTGCCTACTATTATTTTTGATGAGATTGATACGGGTGTGTCTGGAGAAATTGCCATCAAAATGGTAAACATGATGAAGGAAATGGCCAAAAATCATCAGGTGATAGCCATCAGTCATTTACCGCAGGTAGCTGCCAAAGGTAATGCGCATTATTTCGTGTATAAAGACAACAGTTCAAGTAAGGCGGTTAGTAAAATAAAGAAGCTCACACAAGAAGAGCGAGTGCAGGAAATCGCAAAAATGATTGGGGGTAATAATCCTTCCAATATTGCCTTTGAAAACGCCAAAGAGTTGCTTACTTAA
- a CDS encoding T9SS type A sorting domain-containing protein → MRFLLPVFLFFCSLSAYPQGFTLLNSQEEYYMQTGEFHKSPLSIRNDSDQPLRLAIKILDTDQENEELLASICSGDNCLDKNGLLEIKTLEPGETYDGISFNLSAIFDEVQGNIRFLFFDTDNPTNAIERSFRFHVQGDFPSGILYQRPDLKVSNAYPNPIANSATIDYSLDFGQSAKIVILNLLGNQVIEQELPYSENSIKIPTEQLSNGIYFYTLQLNGKNVATKKMVVRK, encoded by the coding sequence ATGAGATTTCTTCTACCAGTTTTTTTATTCTTCTGTAGCTTAAGTGCTTATCCTCAGGGGTTTACGCTGCTAAACTCACAGGAAGAATATTACATGCAGACTGGTGAATTTCATAAATCCCCCCTCAGTATTCGAAATGACTCCGACCAGCCTTTAAGATTGGCTATTAAAATACTGGACACTGATCAGGAAAACGAAGAATTATTGGCTTCCATTTGTTCCGGTGACAATTGCCTTGATAAAAATGGTTTGCTAGAAATTAAAACCTTGGAGCCTGGTGAAACCTACGATGGTATTTCATTTAACCTCAGTGCTATTTTTGATGAGGTACAAGGTAACATCCGTTTTCTTTTCTTTGATACCGACAATCCTACTAATGCTATCGAGCGTTCCTTCCGATTTCACGTACAAGGAGATTTTCCTAGTGGAATTTTGTATCAGCGTCCTGACTTGAAAGTAAGCAATGCTTATCCAAACCCTATCGCTAATTCTGCAACTATTGACTATTCATTAGATTTTGGTCAGTCAGCCAAGATTGTGATTCTCAATTTACTGGGCAATCAGGTAATTGAACAAGAGCTTCCTTATTCTGAAAACAGTATTAAAATTCCTACCGAGCAACTTTCAAATGGAATTTATTTCTACACTTTGCAACTCAACGGTAAGAATGTAGCTACCAAAAAGATGGTTGTAAGGAAATAA